The following are encoded in a window of Lagenorhynchus albirostris chromosome 3, mLagAlb1.1, whole genome shotgun sequence genomic DNA:
- the TMEM267 gene encoding transmembrane protein 267: MASETEKTHALLQSCSTESLISSLGLGIFCLVADRLLQFSIIQRNDWLRALSDNSVHGVIGMWSWAIVIGIKKKTDIGEIVLAGFLASVIDIDHFFLAGSLSLKAAITLPRRPFLHCSTVIPAVVLTLKFTMHLFKLKDSWCCLPWMLFISWTSHHIRDAIRHGLWICPFGETSPLPFWLYVIITSSLPHICSFVMYFTGTSQVMSSKHGNYIDV; encoded by the exons ATGGCATCTGAGACTGAGAAGACCCATGCTTTACTCCAGTCTTGTAGCACTGAATCTCTTATTTCCAGCCTTGGTCTGGGCATTTTCTGCCTAGTAGCTGACAGACTTCTTCAGTTTTCCATAATTCAACGAAATGACTGGCTTCGTGCACTCTCAGATAATTCAGTACATGGCGTGATTGGCATGTGGTCATGGGCAATAGTCATTGGAATCAAGAAGAAGACTGACATTGGAGAAATCGTCTTAGCTGGATTTTTAGCCTCTGTTATTGATATAGACCACTTTTTTCTAGCTGGATCCCTATCTTTAAAG GCTGCTATTACTCTTCCACGAAGACCTTTCCTTCACTGTTCTACTGTGATACCCGCTGTGGTTCTGACCCTGAAGTTTACGATGCACCTTTTCAAGCTCAAAGATTCATGGTGCTGTCTTCCCTGGATGTTATTTATATCCTGGACCTCACACCATATTCGAGATGCAATTCGCCATGGCTTGTGGATATGCCCATTTGGAGAAACTTCTCCTTTGCCATTTTGGCTTTATGTAATAATCACATCATCTTTACCTCACATCTGTTCATTTGTTATGTATTTCACAGGGACGAGCCAAGTGATGTCTTCAAAACATGGAAATTATATTGATGTCTGA
- the LOC132518298 gene encoding kinetochore protein Spc25-like, with protein MITEKQTDTKKVGAAAGSDSGDPLLAGITLSFKVVEDELALFDKSINEFWNKFKSTVSDTSCQMVGLRDTYKDSIKAFAEKLAVKLKEEERMVEMLLEYQNQICRQNKLTQEKKENLLKLIAEVKDKKQELDALTADIQDLKEEYARKRETISTANKANEERLKRLQKSADLYTGRLGLEIRKIYGDKLQFLFTNIDPKHPESLFMFSLSLNEARDYEVSDSAPHFECLAEFQENVRKTNNFSAFLANVWKAFTAIVYN; from the exons atGATAACAGAAAAACAGACCGATACAAA GAAAGTTGGCGCGGCTGCGGGATCCGATTCTGGAGACCCGCTGTTGGCTGGTATCACATTGTCTTTCAAAGTGGTAGAGGACGAACTGGCACTATTCGATAAAAGCATAAATGAATTTTGGAATAAATTCAAAAGCACTGTCAGTGACACCTCCTGTCAGATGGTGGGCCTAAGAGATACCTACAAGGATTCCATTAAAGCATTTGCAGAAAAGCTGGCTGTGAAATTAAAGGAAGAAGAACGAATGGTTGAGATGCTTCTGGAATATCAAAATCAGATCTGCAGGCAGAATAAGCTCactcaagaaaagaaagagaatttgtTGAAGTTGATTGCTGAAGTAAAAGACAAAAAGCAGGAACTGGACGCACTGACTGCAGATATCCAGGACCTTAAGGAAGAATATGCTAGGAAGAGGGAAACTATTTCCACTGCTAACAAAGCTAATGAAGAGAGGTTGAAAAGGCTACAGAAATCTGCAGACCTGTATACAGGTCGACTTGGACTAGAAATTCGAAAAATTTATGGTGATAAGTTGCAGTTTCTATTCACTAATATTGACCCTAAGCATCCTGAGAGCCTATTTATGTTTTCCCTGAGCCTAAATGAAGCAAGGGACTATGAGGTGTCAGATAGCGCTCCTCATTTTGAGTGCCTAGCAGAATTTCAAGAAAATGTAAGGAAGACCAACAATTTTTCGGCTTTTCTTGCCAATGTTTGGAAAGCTTTTACTGCTATTGTTTATAATTAA